A genomic stretch from Juglans microcarpa x Juglans regia isolate MS1-56 chromosome 3S, Jm3101_v1.0, whole genome shotgun sequence includes:
- the LOC121257685 gene encoding uncharacterized protein LOC121257685, whose product MEGKPSSGGHLMPGGPYGCVDLQGPMQLRREQNPCLDQQESSVQPQLQEGFPLQLLNLQKHDQPGYYVDHNKRERGKNSGSDDDEMNCVEEGVDGHDGKGRKGSPWHRMKWTEKMVKLLITIVSYIGEDASSGCITSGRRKSSLLPKKGKWKCVSEVMAERGHHISPQQCEDKFNDLNKRYKKLNDILGRGTSCKVVENPNILDVMNLPMKAKEDVRKILSSKHLFYEEMCSYHNGSRLYLPHYLDVQWSLQLALGTKDGCEPHDLMPKRADDFDEEDQDAGADDQDEENGEMYAGFHEVPAKRLKRSKKAEELSFSNPLNFLGHNRGLGFHLKKDYTALNHVYSESGKANELREQWMTLRSLQLEEQELQIKAQMLELEKQHFEWHRMSWKHDRELEKLRLENESMKLENESMALELNRKKMLIN is encoded by the coding sequence ATGGAAGGGAAGCCATCATCAGGTGGTCATTTGATGCCGGGTGGGCCATATGGTTGTGTAGATTTGCAAGGACCAATGCAGCTTCGTCGTGAACAAAACCCGTGTCTAGATCAGCAAGAGTCTTCAGTTCAACCACAATTACAAGAAGGTTTCCCTCTTCAGTTACTTAACTTGCAAAAACACGATCAACCTGGCTATTACGTTGATCATAATAAGCGTGAGAGAGGGAAAAACTCGGgaagtgatgatgatgagatgaattgtgtgGAAGAAGGCGTTGATGGGCATGATGGTAAAGGAAGGAAAGGGTCCCCATGGCACCGTATGAAATGGACGGAGAAAATGGTGAAACTTTTGATCACCATTGTATCCTACATTGGGGAGGATGCTTCCTCTGGTTGTATCACCAGTGGGAGAAGGAAGTCTTCACTTTTGCCGAAGAAAGGGAAATGGAAGTGTGTCTCAGAGGTCATGGCTGAGAGGGGTCATCATATATCTCCTCAGCAATGTGAGGACAAGTTTAATGATCTGAACAAGAGGTATAAGAAGCTTAATGATATTCTGGGCAGAGGCACTTCTTGCAAGGTTGTTGAGAACCCAAATATTTTGGATGTGATGAATTTACCAATGAAGGCAAAGGAGGACGTGAGGAAGATTTTAAGCTCAAAACATCTGTTCTATGAAGAGATGTGTTCGTATCACAATGGGAGCCGATTATATCTTCCTCATTATCTGGATGTGCAGTGGTCTTTGCAATTAGCTCTTGGAACTAAAGACGGTTGTGAGCCTCATGACTTGATGCCAAAAAGAGCTGATGACTTTGATGAAGAAGATCAAGATGCTGGAGCTGATGATCAGGATGAGGAAAATGGTGAAATGTATGCTGGCTTTCATGAGGTCCCTGCAAAGAGGTTGAAACGAAGCAAAAAAGCTGAAGAGTTGAGTTTTTCTAATCCTTTGAATTTTTTGGGTCATAACAGAGGTTTAggttttcatctcaaaaaagaTTATACTGCTTTGAACCATGTTTACTCTGAGAGTGGCAAGGCAAATGAGTTGAGGGAGCAGTGGATGACGCTTCGCTCACTACAGTTGGAAGAGCAGGAGTTGCAGATTAAGGCTCAGATGCTTGAGTTGGAAAAGCAACATTTTGAATGGCATAGGATGAGCTGGAAACATGACAGAGAGTTGGAAAAGCTGAGGCTGGAAAATGAATCCATGAAGCTGGAAAATGAATCCATGGCATTAGAACTTAACCGCAAGAAAATGTTAATTAATTAG
- the LOC121257686 gene encoding brain acid soluble protein 1-like produces MGNCGSLPKTKGGIDVSVPAPEPTTTKALVETKEEKEEVKVQQEEKKIDGNVGEQNAGGGKSGDENGVVGSLLNETKEKKEAKEIEKNGGMSSEPKEEKTSIGEVKSEPEKTPAAAADAKGKENNKSEEKTADKEVKGEVQEQEPEAAADAKHEEDKKRGKGNIAAKEVKDEPEKALKIMTMDKEAKGEPEKAPEAATYANNKEEKIYEKNSTGDKEIKGEPEKALQKTADKEVKVEVEKEPKKTPDNEMKGESEKAPEPAANAINKEGNKYGMNTANKEVKG; encoded by the exons ATGGGTAATTGTGGTAGTTTGCCCAAAACCAAGGGTGGCATTGATGTCTCGGTTCCGGCACCTGAGCCAACTACAACTAAGGCGTTGGTGGAAACCAaagaggagaaggaggaggtgAAGGTTCAgcaagaagagaagaagattgATGGAAATGTTGGAGAGCAGAATGCTGGCGGTGGGAAGTCTGGTGATGAGAACGGGGTCGTCGGCTCCTTGCTCAATGAG actaaagaaaagaaagaggcaAAAGAGATTGAGAAGAACGGTGGAATGTCATCAGAGCCgaaagaagaaaagacaagtattggggaggtAAAGAGCGAACCAGAGAAAACACCAGCAGCTGCTGCAGATGCAAAAggcaaagaaaacaataaatctGAGGAGAAAACCGCAGATAAAGAGGTGAAGGGTGAAGTACAAGAGCAAGAACCTGAAGCTGCAGCAGATGCAAAACACGAAGAAGACAAGAAACGTGGGAAAGGGAATATTGCAGCTAAGGAGGTGAAGGATGAACCAGAGAAAGCACTGAAGATCATGACTATGGATAAGGAGGCTAAGGGTGAACCAGAAAAAGCACCTGAAGCTGCAACATATGCCaataacaaagaagaaaaaatatatgagaagaATAGTACCGGAGATAAGGAGATAAAGGGTGAACCAGAGAAAGCACTGCAGAAGACCGCAGATAAGGAGGTAAAGGTTGAAGTAGAGAAAGAACCAAAGAAGACCCCAGATAATGAGATGAAGGGTGAATCAGAGAAAGCACCTGAACCTGCAGCAAATGCCATAAACAAAGAAGGCAATA